The Thermomonospora curvata DSM 43183 DNA segment CTCCTCGGTGAGGCGCAGCACGGTCACCGGATCCCGCTGACCGTAAAGACCGAACCCGGCCTCCTCGGAACGGACCTGCACCCGCAGCTCCAGATCCCCGGAGGCGTCGGCGGCGTCGCGGGCGGTGCGCCACCAGCGCAGGGCCGCGCCGTGCTCGCCCAGGCGGGTCAGCACGTTGGCGTACAGGGTGGACAGCGCGGCGGCTATCCGCTGCAGCTCGGTGACGTCCTGGTCGCCGGGGTCGGCGATCTGCCGCTGCAGGACCAGCAGGTCGGCCGGCAGATCGTCGCGGATCTGGGCCGGGGGGCGGGTGCGGATCGCATGCAGGTGGTCGGCGCAGGCGATCTCCCAGTCGCCGACCGACCGGGGAGCACGGGCCAGGATCTGCTCAAGGAGCAGCCGGACTGGTTCGCCGGTGGCGGCGAGCGCGCCGGCGCCCCCCACCGCGGCCAGTTGCAGCAGCAGACGACGCTTCATCTCGTCCCAATCGCTGGAGGAGTCCGCGTTCTCCACGCTACGCGCCGGGCCGTCCCATGGCGTGGCCGGAATCTGCCGCATGGTCTCGTCCCGGACGGACGCCGGGGGAGCGAACAGTTCGTCATGCCGCACCTCGAACGCGGCGGCCAGGGCGAGCCGGTAACGCTTGCTGACTGTGCTCTTACCCGACTCCCAGCGCTTGATGTAGGTGATCAAGCAGTCGAGCTCGGGACACTGCTCGGTCACCTGCTGGGCGAGCCTGTCGGCCAGGTCCCGCTGGGTCCAGCCGCGGGCCCGGCGTTCGTTCCGCAACCGGACCGCCCACCATGGGCGCACCTGCTCGGCCATCGGTCCCTCTTTCCCGTTCCCCGGACCGATTGGACACGCTCTGTGTTCGCCTGATTCCTGACTATCACGGTGAAGGGGCGGATGCGGGGCGTTCACCGCGATCGGCGGACCGGATGCGGCCACAGAACCTGCAGTGCGGCCGGGCGCACCGATACCGCGCGTCGGGCCGCCGCCCGGCCGGATGTGGCCTGAGCCCTCCTTTCCCGATGAGCGGGGCTTCTTCGGCGGTGGGACGACGCGGCCGGGCCTGCCCGGACGCGGTGCGGAATCGGGAGCGGGCGAGGCGTCCCGGCCGCCCGGGCCGTCGTCAGCGCGCGGGCAGGTGGTGGGTGTCGTTGAAGGCGCGCAGCACCGCCGGGCCGTCGGCGTACCAGTCGATCTGCGTCAGCGACGACACGTCCAGGTGCATGCGGTACAGCGCGTCCATGGGGGCCTGCAGGGCCTCGCGGACCAGCAGCTTGATGGGGGTGACGTGGGAGACCACCAGCACCTTCTGGTGGCGGTGGCGGACGGTGAGCTTGTCCAGGGCGGTGCGGACCCGGCGGGCCACCTGCTCGAAGCTCTCCCCGCCCGGAGGCGCCGCCGCCGGATCGGCCAGCCAGGCCTCCATCTCCCGCGGCCAGCGCTCGCGGACCTCGCCGAAGGTCAGGCCCTCCCAGGCGCCGAAGTCGGTCTCCCGGAAGCCCTCCTCGATCCGGACGGGGGCGCCGGTGGCGGCGGCGACCTCGGCGGCGGTGTCGCGGCAGCGCGTCAGCGGCGAGGTGACGATGACGTCCAGGCCGCGGTCCTTGAGGGCCCGCGCGGCGGCGCGGGCCTGCTCCCGGCCGACCTCGGTGAGCGGCACGTCCCCGGTCCCGGCGAAGCGCCGCTCGATCGACAGCGGGGTCTGGCCGTGCCGCAGCAGCAGCGTCGTGGTGGGGGCGGAGGCGGCCTTCGACCAGGCCGGTGCGGTGGAGGCGGCCGGCTTGGGGGAGTCGTTCCCGGTGACCTTGCGGGTCCACGGCTCGCCGCGGGCGGCGGCGTCCATCGCCTCGTTGGCCAGCCGGTCGGCGTGGGCGTTGCGGTCGCGCGGCACCCACGTGTAGGAGACCGCGCCCAGCGCGGCCGCCGCGTCCCTGGCCTGCAGGGCCAGCGGCATCAGGTCCGGGTGCCGGATCTTCCAGCGCCCGGACATCTGCTCGACCACCAGCTTGGAGTCCATGCGGACCTCGACCCGGGCGGCGGGGTCCACCTCGGCGGCGGCGCGCAGCCCGGCGATCAGCCCCCGGTACTCGGCGACGTTGTTGGTGGCGTGCCCGATGGCCTCGGCGACCTCGGCCAGCACCTCGCCGGTGAGGGCGTCGCGGACCAGCGCCCCGTACCCGGCGGGCCCCGGGTTGCCCCGTGACCCCCCGTCGGCCTCGACGATCAGCTTGCGGGGCGGGCGTGCGGGCGCGGCGCTCACGCGGCGCCCCCGGCGGGACGGTGACGGCACGTCACGGCGGATTCCTTCGGTCGGGGTCTGCGGAACGGGCTGCCGGCGGCGGCTCTCACGCCTCGCCTCCGGCGGCGGCGCGGCGGGCGGGCCGCAGGGACGGGCACGGCGGCCCCTGCGGCCGCGGCCTTGCGGACCGGGCGGCTCGGCATGGCCAGGGCTGCGGCGGGCTTTCCGGGCGGGTCACAGGCCCGACTCGGGGGTGCGGATGAGGATGCGGCGGCACTCCTCGCAGCGCACCACCTCGTCTTCGGCGGCGGCCCGGATCCGGTTGAGGTCCACGGTGTTGAGCGCCAGGTGGCAGCCCTGGCAGCGGCCGCGGTGCAGCGCCGCGGCGCCCACCCCGCCGAACTGGCCGCGCAGCTTCTCATACAGGGCCAGCAGGTCCTCGGGGATCTCCTTGGCCACCTCGGTGCGGGCGGCGCTGGTGGTTCCGCTCTCTTCGTCGATCTGCCGCCAGGCCTCGTCGCGGCGCTTGGTGACCTCGGCCAGCTCCCGCTCGGCGGCCTCGCGCTCGGCCCGCAGGCCGGCGGCCTTGGCCTCGGCCTCCTCGCGGCGCTCCATGATCTCCAGCACCACCTCCTCCAGGTCGGACTGGCGGCGCTGCAGCGAGGCGATCTCCGCCTGCAGGCTGGACAGCTCCTTGGCGGAGGTGATCATTCCCGAGTCCAGCCGCTCCTGGTCGCGCCGGGCCCGGGTGCGGACCTGCTCGACGTCCTGCTCGGCCTTCTTCTGCTCCCGGTCCAGATCGCCGACCTCGGTCTCGGCGGCCACGATCGCATCGCGCAGTTCGGCCAGCCGGGCCTGCAGGCGTTCGATCTCCGCCTTCTCCGGCAGCGTGCGGCGGCGGTGCGCCAGCCGGTCCAGCGCGGTGTCCAGCTCCTGCAACTTGAGCAGTCTCTGCTGGGCTTGCGGTGCTGCTTTCACTTGGCTCCTTCGAAGTGCAGCGTCCAGGCGTCGGTGACGAGCGTGGAGACCCGGGTGGTCAGGTCCAGGTGGCTCAGCAGCCGCCGGGCGTCCTCCAGCCAGGGCCACTCGGTGGCCCAGTGCGCGGCGTCGATCAGCGCCGGCCCGCCCGCCTCGCACGACTCCGAGGCCGGGTGGTGACGCAGGTCGGCGGTCAGGTAGACGTCCACCCCGGCGCGGCGGGCGGTCTCCAGCAGCGAGTCGCCGGCGCCGCCGCAGACCGCCACCCGGCGCACCGGGCGGTCGGGGTCGCCGGCCACCCGCAGTCCCCAGGCGGTGGCCGGCAGCCCGGCGGCGGCGCGGGCGGCGAACTCCTTCAGCGGCATCGGCCGCTCCAGCTCACCGATCCGGCCCAGCCCGCGCTCCGGATCGTCGGCGGCGGGCGCCAGCGGGACCAGCGGGCCGGTCAGCCCCACCGCCCGGGCCAGGGCGTCGGAGACCCCGGGCCGGGCCACGTCGGCGTTGGTGTGCGCGGTGTACAGCGCGATGCCCGAGGAGATCAGCCGGTGCACCATCCGGCCCTTGAAGGTGGTGGCGGCGACGCTGTGCACCGGGCGCAGCAGCAGCGGATGGTGGGTGATGATCAGGTCGGCGCCCCATGCGGCGGCCTCGTCGGCGACGGCGGCCACCGGGTCCACCGCCAGCAGCACCCGGCCGATCTCGGCGTCCGGATCGCCGCACACCAAACCCACGGCGTCCCATGATTCGGCCCATGCGGGCGGGTAGAGCTCTTCCAGGACGGCGATCACTTGGGACAGACGCACAGTCGGCAGGTTACCGCTCCGCCGAGGGGACGCGGGCGCCCCGGCGCCGGGCAGGCGATCCGATGACACCCGGCGGATCGTGGCTTGGCGCCGCTCGGGCTATCGTGAGGTGTCCCTCGGCCCGATCCCGGGCAAGATCGCCTGGGCGGACGGCCCGCTGGGCCGGGCCGGGAGCAAAACGGCGTTCCGGAACGTTGGAGTCTGCGTGAAGTCACCTTTTCGCCGCCGCCGCAAGCGGCCCAAGGGCCGTGCGGTCAAGCCGAAGCC contains these protein-coding regions:
- a CDS encoding helix-turn-helix domain-containing protein, with the protein product MAEQVRPWWAVRLRNERRARGWTQRDLADRLAQQVTEQCPELDCLITYIKRWESGKSTVSKRYRLALAAAFEVRHDELFAPPASVRDETMRQIPATPWDGPARSVENADSSSDWDEMKRRLLLQLAAVGGAGALAATGEPVRLLLEQILARAPRSVGDWEIACADHLHAIRTRPPAQIRDDLPADLLVLQRQIADPGDQDVTELQRIAAALSTLYANVLTRLGEHGAALRWWRTARDAADASGDLELRVQVRSEEAGFGLYGQRDPVTVLRLTEEARRLAAGRPFAGVASLAGTRAKAFSLLGRHAEAKRELLVLAGSTPHTSSSGPIPNLWREDQVHFAESWVHAAAGNEAEADEARERVLAFKGDYQYDVNVRLHEALCTVAQGGFEAGARHAATIFDTMPAARHSRMITETGRMILRAVPAEHRDHPAVADFRALLAAA
- a CDS encoding bifunctional RNase H/acid phosphatase, producing the protein MSAAPARPPRKLIVEADGGSRGNPGPAGYGALVRDALTGEVLAEVAEAIGHATNNVAEYRGLIAGLRAAAEVDPAARVEVRMDSKLVVEQMSGRWKIRHPDLMPLALQARDAAAALGAVSYTWVPRDRNAHADRLANEAMDAAARGEPWTRKVTGNDSPKPAASTAPAWSKAASAPTTTLLLRHGQTPLSIERRFAGTGDVPLTEVGREQARAAARALKDRGLDVIVTSPLTRCRDTAAEVAAATGAPVRIEEGFRETDFGAWEGLTFGEVRERWPREMEAWLADPAAAPPGGESFEQVARRVRTALDKLTVRHRHQKVLVVSHVTPIKLLVREALQAPMDALYRMHLDVSSLTQIDWYADGPAVLRAFNDTHHLPAR
- a CDS encoding zinc ribbon domain-containing protein — protein: MKAAPQAQQRLLKLQELDTALDRLAHRRRTLPEKAEIERLQARLAELRDAIVAAETEVGDLDREQKKAEQDVEQVRTRARRDQERLDSGMITSAKELSSLQAEIASLQRRQSDLEEVVLEIMERREEAEAKAAGLRAEREAAERELAEVTKRRDEAWRQIDEESGTTSAARTEVAKEIPEDLLALYEKLRGQFGGVGAAALHRGRCQGCHLALNTVDLNRIRAAAEDEVVRCEECRRILIRTPESGL
- a CDS encoding Nif3-like dinuclear metal center hexameric protein; amino-acid sequence: MRLSQVIAVLEELYPPAWAESWDAVGLVCGDPDAEIGRVLLAVDPVAAVADEAAAWGADLIITHHPLLLRPVHSVAATTFKGRMVHRLISSGIALYTAHTNADVARPGVSDALARAVGLTGPLVPLAPAADDPERGLGRIGELERPMPLKEFAARAAAGLPATAWGLRVAGDPDRPVRRVAVCGGAGDSLLETARRAGVDVYLTADLRHHPASESCEAGGPALIDAAHWATEWPWLEDARRLLSHLDLTTRVSTLVTDAWTLHFEGAK